TAATATAAGAATTAACCGAGGCTTTCCCCTAAAAGCTAAAAGGAGGAAACGAATGCCTAATAAACCTTCAGATTTTCGTTACAATACTGGACCATCTCGAGTGCCCTGGGCAGCAGTTGGAGAAAATTATAATGCTTCTGATATTATCGCATTGATCAAATTTTTAATCATGAAAAATGATGAAGAATACGATGATGCTTTAAAAGAAGTCGAGGCAGCAATTCAGAAATTATCCCGTCATGGAAAAGCACCGGGTAAACTATCTTTAGGTGAAAATGTCTCCTTATTGGAAGAGAAAGTCAACGAATATTTAAGGACTAATAATGCTACATTTATAACCAATGCGACTGCAGGTTTTGAAATTGCCTATAAATATGCTAACTTAGGTCCTGGAGACGAAGTGATTGCGCCAGCTATCACTTTTATGGCAACCATATCCTATCCCCTCTCAGTAGGAGCAAAAGTTGTCTTTGCCGATGTCGATCCTCGAACCATAAACCTGGACCCAACCGATGTGGCGAAAAAGATTACTAAAAAAACGAAAGTCATTGTCCCAGTTCATATTGGTGGTTGGCCAGTAGACATGGATCCAATTATGGAATCAGCAAAAGAGCATGATATTATTGTTTTAGAAGATGCTGCACATGCCTTTGGTTCTGTCTATAAAGGAAAGAAGATTGGTACTATCGGGCATTTTGGAGCCTTTAGTTTTCACGAAGTTAAAAATGTAACGTCATTTGGAGAGGGAGGAATTGTCGTTTCAACTCTTCCTTTTGGAGATGACTTGAAGAAATGCCGTTTCTTGGGCTTAGATCTTAGCAAAAAAATCAAGAATTGGTTGTATGATGTAGTTGCTATGGAAGGTAAATACGGTCCTTTTGCTGCTGGTAATTGTTCATCAACCGAAGTTCAGGCACTGGGTTTGGTTCAACAGATGAGTCGTATTAATGATATTATCGCAGAGAGAAGAAGAAACGCCGAATATTTGACCAAACGGTTTAAAGAAAATGAAGCAATTATACCCCAATTATTAGATACTGAAGAGATTCAGTCAACTCACCACCTCTACCTTCTCCAAATTGATCCAAAGAAATTAAAGGGAGATATCCAAACTCTGAAGCAAAAATTAGACGAACGAGGTGTTACCAATATTCCTCACTTTGCACCACTCTATAAGTTTAATATTTTGAAAAGATTAGGGTATAATCAAGAAGAGTGGG
The DNA window shown above is from Candidatus Atribacteria bacterium ADurb.Bin276 and carries:
- the rifK gene encoding 3-amino-5-hydroxybenzoate synthase, translating into MPNKPSDFRYNTGPSRVPWAAVGENYNASDIIALIKFLIMKNDEEYDDALKEVEAAIQKLSRHGKAPGKLSLGENVSLLEEKVNEYLRTNNATFITNATAGFEIAYKYANLGPGDEVIAPAITFMATISYPLSVGAKVVFADVDPRTINLDPTDVAKKITKKTKVIVPVHIGGWPVDMDPIMESAKEHDIIVLEDAAHAFGSVYKGKKIGTIGHFGAFSFHEVKNVTSFGEGGIVVSTLPFGDDLKKCRFLGLDLSKKIKNWLYDVVAMEGKYGPFAAGNCSSTEVQALGLVQQMSRINDIIAERRRNAEYLTKRFKENEAIIPQLLDTEEIQSTHHLYLLQIDPKKLKGDIQTLKQKLDERGVTNIPHFAPLYKFNILKRLGYNQEEWEKACPNAEQVFNHCFTHLPLYPLNQEQLEYMAENVLQSVKELQ